ACATTGCGGCTGTTGTATGGTAGAATCGTAACCATAAAATACAACACTAATCGAAATACATACATTTGTCTCTCATACACTACACTACGGGATGGTGGGAAGAGATATATAATTTGCCATAAATAACAAATAATTTCAGTGCGGGTGGGTAGAAAAATCAACAGCCAagatttaaattatttttataatacaAATTCTTTTATACGCCAAATTCCAAATATAACATAGCTTGATTCTTCTAAAACCTAAAATAAAAGGTGTTTTGGTGACTCTTTTCAACCTAATCTTTACACTATTCTATAACCTTTTCTAACAAACTCGAATCAAATCTTCAAAAGCTCTATATATAACCTTTTTTAACAAACTCGAATCAAATCCAAGGTGCTATATCGAACTACATATATAACAAATAAGTGAAAAACTGAGTAGCAACTGTAATATGAAGCCAGAGTAAGAACAGAAGTACAAAATTAATAGGAAGTACCTGAAATTAATATAAAACATTGGTTTTAGcaagaaagaaagaagaaatcgaATAACATAACCAAATTAGACTATATATTTCACAAGTTGTACAACAGAACAGAAGTAATCAATTATGGAAATGCTTAACTTAATATGCCTTATAATTAAATATTTGTGTTAGCAAATCTTGGGGGTGAGCGAGAATCGAAGATGACAAGAGATAACAACAAGTCCAAGAGATGCCTTATATGATGTCCTAAATTGAAATTTAAGGTATATGACAAAAAAATTTGATCCAACAATGTCCCAGTGATGCCTTATATCACTAGAACAACCTCTTTAGCCTTATTTTTAAGTCACTTCTCTCCTTGCCCTATTtcataatttattatatattatgatACACTCTGTACTTTTAATGATGAAAGTAaacttttaataataaaatattaaatatataatgaGAATAAGACACATAGTTGAAGTTCAAGTAAGATAAATATGTCCTAAATTACTATgacataatattttatattatatttaaggTTTCAACTAAAATATTGATGAACTTGCTCTAAGCCCTTAAGCACTTGAACTAATCTCATCGCGCTATCCTGATCCTGATGATTAGTTTTTTAGAGAGGAAATTAAGCACTAGTTTTTAGAGAGgaaattaagcactaatcaaggGTAATTAAACATGTGGTCTATTGTAATTTGTAATGTAATCCACCTATAAGAAGACACTACTACTTGACAATGTACGGTGCTTGTCAAAAAAATTCAGTGAGAGGTTTAATAACACCAACCTAAAGTgataaaaaaaattccaaaagCTCTCATAAAAgtttaacattttttttaaagGAGGATCAGAACCAATACTTTGAACAAGCTCTCATAAAAgtttaacattttttttaaagGAGGATCAGAACCAATACTTTGAACAAGATCATAACTCATAATCATCATTCAACGGCTAATGCCATCCAAAATAAAAACTCATATATAATATATTCTTCTACTTCAGCCCCTAGTGCTTGCATGGATTAGCAAGCAACAACACATGGAGCAGATTCTATCATGCTAGATATATTGTTGGCAACTGGTTGATAAGTAGCTGCGTTTTCGAGGCGTTCCCATGTCATTCTCCGCCTTTCAGCTGCCAAACTTAACTGTGAAGTTTCTTCCGCAAACTTCTCCTGGCATGCAAGCACAAGCTCTGGATCCATCTCAGAGAACATGTTTCGTACGTTTTGCGTTAGGTTGAGCACTGCTCGGTTCCAGTGGTTCTGAATGTTCCGCTCTAAAGCTGGGAATACTAAAGGCATAATCACCTGCCGGTTCTGCATTATAAGGTAAAGAATGTGCTCATTGTTCCAGAAGAAGTGGGCACGCTCAGCAACCTAAAAACAATTAGAAAGTAGGATTCGTCAGCTGACTCCAATGCAGAGTCATAACAATTACTAATGTGGTAGCTCGGTAGATTAGAACTATGCAGATTGCAGCATGTGATAAATAATGATTATTCAATTGATCTGGTATGCAAGGACGAGAAAAATCCTTTGCTAATACAAGGTCCGACCAAACCAAGTATCAAAATCAAACATCAATCGTCAAATGCCTACAAGTTCATGTATAGCTTTTTCCTTGAAAAGGTAGTTCTTTGAGCTGGTCATGACAATTTCAAATGGCCCAAAATTCACACTGAGATGATAGCATAACCATTGCAACAGTGAACTACCATTAGAAAGTATGGTATAGCAGTGAACTACCGTTAGTGTTTCAAGTATGGTTTATAGCATAAGCATTATTGCTAAAAAAATCATTCAAAATTTTACAATAATAAGTCAGCAAAAGAGCATGTACACAAGAGTCAAGATCAGATACTCGAAGAATGAGACCAAAATTTGACACAAGTTGCAATACAGGAGTAACAAGTAAGCTTTAGTACCACTCTTCCTAAGACGAGAATGCAGGTTACAACAATTCCTCTATTTTTATTATGATAAGAAACCATGCTCATATTGACAGATAGAAGACGATCCGGCATTCATTAAAAAGATTGAGAGACTACTTATATGCATTACCAATTTACAAGTAGATACAATATACAAAAGGAAATAGAAACAGGTAAAGAAAATTCTAGAATAGATGTTGTAATGAACAGAAGGTGCTCCCATGGCAGAGTACCTAAGGCGGTAAATGGTTTAATCAGTTTCATAGCAGGTTTTTGCTAACAAATAGAGGCAACAAAATGCCATATTTGGAATGGCATGTTAGTTATTCGAGAACTTGATCAACTATCTCCTAAATTTAATGTGAAATAAGAAAGTTGGTTTGGTTCTAACAAGTCAAATCAGATATTAAGGTTGTTTCTCTATCACTGAAACTGAATGTCATTGTACATTCCTACATTAATAAATATTTGGATATGGTATATATACATTCAAATCATAGCCAGAATTACAAATAGATGCTGTTTACTGCCATTCTTATGAAACATTAACAGATCAGCATCTGGGTCTAGTGTACACAATCCGCATTAgatataaaaaaaaagaaatcaTTTGAATAATCAAGAAATAGCCGACTGTCAATTGGCTTGGAATTTTGTGAACAAAAAAACGTTAGTTATATTCATAGTGTGACCAAATTTGGCAATTGAGTTATCCTAGCAGCTGTTCTATGGATAGCTTCAGACAACCTGAAGCCTGAACTGATGGTGGCTTTATATAGCCCGAATGCATGATGGGAATAGAGGAAGACGTGGGGGAGTTTCTTAATTCCACACACAGTTTCAAGGGTTAGTGTAATGATATCATCCAAATGGAAGGCGGAGGAGCCACTCACCTATTAAGGATATTAATATGAAATCCCATACTTATTCCCATAACTGGGCTCTAATCATATGGCATACATATTTTTATCATTTTACTTTGTGCAATTTAGCTAGGACTTGAACACTTGTTGGGGCCACGGGCATTTCACAGACAACAAGTATTAGCAGAAAATGTTGGCTTATTACCTGAAAATGAGAGCTGTTCAGGCAGCAAGCTATACGACGAAACAACAAAACCATGACCTTTTCAAACTCATCCATGGTAATCATTTCTAGAAGCTCTTCTAACTCACTTAAGAACATTAATTCTTTCTGACTGTTTGTGACTGGCCAACATTTTAACAGGCCCTTTATCACGGTACCAGCCAACTTTGGCTCCTTTTCTACAAACTGTACAATGCAATATGTTAGCTGGTGATGGTAAACGCCCACAGATTTTGGTTTATGTAAAGGTATTAAAGCTCTTGTCAAAAACATTTTGTGCTCTTTCTTCAACGGTAGAGCAAAACCACTTATTACACTCCCAAAAATCTCTAATAGCTCAGCAATTCCATTATGCCTTTCAGTTTCAAAAACAAATCGGTAGATGATATTTCCAACAGCCATTCTGATGAAAGGCCTGTGAACCATGAATTTCCCGTACACTCGATGTAAAATTGATTTCAAACAATCTCTTTCTCTTGGATCCTCAGAATCAAATAGCTCAAGTAATCTTAAAATGAAATCATTATCTACATACTTCTTTGCCACCTTCGCGTCCAGGGAATTATAACTTAAAAATCGAAGGAGTAGATCATATACGAGCTGCAAATGTGACCAAGCTAGATCAAACAACGGTTCTTCATCTTCAGCCTCACCCCGAGCACCATGAGAAGCATATTTGGGTGGAAAATCTCTGAATAAGTTACTGGCACACATCTTACACATAGCAGAAACCGTTGACTCGTTAAACTTTGCAGAATCAGAGGCAAGAAACTCAATGAGATCTACCAATATTTTGCGTTTAAGATCTTTTTCTGTGGAGTGCTTATCAGGATCACTAAAATCATATACTGAACAGCAAAAATTTAACTTGCTAACGAAAAGGTTCTGTTTATCTGAACTCGGAACATCTTTAAATAATATTTGGGGCTCAATCATCTCAGCTCCAGCTGTGATGCTTGCAGGAAAAATCGATGAAGACATCCGTTTAACAGCATTCAGTCGACTTGAAATGACATTGACTACATCAGTAGCATTGCTGCTGGAACTGCTCCCAGTTGCGGAATCTACTGAACTGGATTTTGATGATTTCCGAGGGAGTTTTGCAAGAATCTGCTTCAACATAGTAGATATGATTCCAATATGGAGCTAGCTGTAAGAAGAATTCAGTGTCACAATCAAAAAATTGTGCAATTCCCTAAAAAACAttgatttgatttaaaatattacAAAGCATGCAGACAGGCATCAGTCCCTTGTGTTTAAGTTAAGGTCGACCTTGTAATGGAACTAAGTATACATACTTACATTACAAgaagaaaaatggagaaaaaaCTATAACAGGGAAAGTAAATTCATTAAACGAGTACTCTGTTAAACTAAAACCATTCGCAATACAAACAAAATGCAAAACTTGCTTTACCACAAAATAATGACCCTATAAATGAACCGAAAACTTGTACTTGAGGGATACCATTTATAGCATCAAGATTCTTCAAAATGACCCTTCTTTATTAGCCATATATATCAAAAATAAATCAATAAACTGAAATGCAACATAACTAGCCTCATCTATAACCAAATTCAAGTTTAGAATCACTTCCATTCTAACACACCATATAAAATTACCAACAAATATCGAAAAATCTCCATCACAAAATCACACCTACTCTAAAATGCCACCGACAATAGCACCAAATAAAGAAACTAAATCACTATCAAACAACCAAAGTCTGCATCTCAGTAACATACACACTAACACATAAATATACCAACTAACTAAATGTACCTAGTAAATCCCGCAGGGTATGGGGAGGGTACCATGTACTACACTAACACATAAATGTCTATATCTATATTTACATGTCCCTTCATTACTAGCCATATTTTTCAAAAGTAAATCAATAAATTCAATGCAACCTACCTAGCATCATCTATTACTAAATTTAAGCCATGCTACCCCAACTCTTCAATTTTCCTCAAGTACTCGTGTTGGACACTCGATACGCGGACACCTATTCTAGCCCAAAGATAggtaaaattttcaaaatgtcaCAGAGTCCGACACTTGAACATGTTTCATGTTGGACACTTTCAGCCGAATCCGGATAACATAGAACTTAAGTTCTGAATCAGTTCCACTGTATCACACACCCTAAAAAAATCACTAACAAAATATCGAAAAATCCCCATCACACAACCACACCTACTCGAAAATGCCATCGACAGTAGCAACAAATAAAGAAACTAAATCACCATCAAAACAATCAAAGTTTGTACCTCATTAACATACACACTAACACACAAATATCAACACATTGCAGATCTGGTAATAAAATGACAACAACATAACAAAAAAACAACCATCTAATCAAACAAAGCCTAAACAATCATAAAACAACAAAACCAACATTACAAATGAGTGTAAAAACAATATTACATACAATATTATACACAGTGTAATCCATGTTTCAGTAAAAGAAACCATACCCAAGAATCAAGATCTGAGTGAAAATGAGCAAGATGGTCTTGAAAAAAGATGAGTTTGGTGAAGACCCTATTCAAGATTTATGAAAaaagtgagagagagagagagagagaaggcaagcaataatgagagagagagagggattACTTGGGATTGAAGAGAGTAATGATGAATTTAGGAGGAGCCCATTTGTAGTAATCAAGAATTCATACTATATTGATGTGTGTGTAGAGAATAGATAGATACAGTGTGTGTATGTATAGGTTATTACCAGTGAGTTAGTTCTCGATTGAAGAGAAACAAGGTGGGACTGGAAGACAGGTTCCTGTAAGAAACAGGCCGATTGTTGTTGAAATTTATTACCGTCCTTTTTTTTTAACTTGTTGTACATTTTTGGGCGTTGTCGAATCTATGTtggtgtaattatttttactcaAAATCACCTCGagtatttttttttttaatttgatggTCAGAATTTTGTTCATGCGTTTTTCAAAAGTTACTTCCCATCTTTCCGATCTTTCCGTATTTTTCGTATCGTTTCGTGTCGTGTTCACGTGTCGTGTATCAAATTTTCCGCTCTATATTTTCCTATATCACTTCTCTCctttaaaatcaaatttatcatTTTTCAAATTCTAATTGTCCAAAATATCGATATGAACTGTTTAAAATGTTCACTGAACATGCATGTctgatatattttttttttataaataatatatatttataacaTGTATATTTAGTGTATACAATTACATATGCGTATTTTAACACTGTATACGGTGAATACGTATAAAAATGTGTGTTCTtcacaaaaaaattaaaaataaaatacgCTCTAATATGCGTACTCGATGGATATTTTGGGTGGACAGTCATGACATTTACAAATGTCATTAGGGGCATCTCATCCATTTTTTGTGGATTTTTTGATTTTTCATCTTTTATATTATAATACACTTTTTTAAAATTTTACGTGTCTAAAATATCGATTGATGGTACGTACTGCTCAAAATATCCCAAATACGTATGttataatatatatgtatttattgAAAATTTTGGACAAACAGTTTCATCAATTAATATTTTGGAGCAACTGATCAATTTTGTATGGATATTTTATTTTTTCACCCACACCACTTTTGATTTAAATATGTGaataaactttaaaaatataTCATTTTCAGTGATTCAGGGTAGCGAAGTGATAAAATTATAATTAGTCGTCCTCCAAATTTCAGAAAACCCAGTAAATGGGAAGGATGAATTAACCAGTATTCACATGATaatatatttagaaaaatataattttcaattttaatacaagaatatgattttatttttttcttagaAGATACTATCACCGATTTGTAATTTCATTCTCAATCTTTTTAAAGTCAACTTTAACGTTAATTATGAATATATTAATTGTTTCTTTGATTGATGTTAGCTGTTTTTGTTTGTCCTAGTCAATCGAATGCAGGAGTATTATAATCAATATACTTCATCCATCCCGTTGATTTTTATACGTTTACTATTTGCACGCTTTTCGAGACCTTTATAAAATATAGTTCCgtattatttttttcaattttttttaataaaagtttaaacatgaaacttttattcagaatttttttaaaaaaaaatattgggGAATTATGTTTTAAATGAGCATTGAAAAACGTGCTGAAAAGTAACGTATAGAATTCAATGGGATAGAGGGAGTACTATTTTAAATTTTAGAGTTTTGTATATTCAATTCAGATTTTAGACATAGTTTAGATTTGTTTTTATAacttttcaaaaaaaattgaaatctcCAGATAAAATTAcaaattatttttgaaaatccGGTAGTATTTatttagaattttatgaaaatCATATTATCCAAAAGATAAAGAATTTTGTTGAACCTTGTAAAGTAAATAATTTCAATAGATTTTCTATTTATTTGTATTTGCTtcatcaaataatatcacattttccaattctttcattttGTACAAAACTATCAATTTTTACTTTATTTCAGAATATCAATTTTTGTGATTCACATAATTATTACAACCACGCCACTATTAATATTAGTTATAGCtcaataaaaaaaaaatattttgtgaataagAAATTTAAGGAATATAGGATGGGGCCCAATTGAAGATAAGATGTTCCTAAGTTGGAGAATTGGGCCAAATTGTTGTACGCTTTCTAAAGGAGTAGGGACTAGGTGGGCCGACCTCATCAACCCAACTCACACTCTTTACACACGGTCCGCTACATTGTTTGACCTCAATTTCACAAATTAtagcaaaaaaataaaaaaaaaatcattataaTTATAGCTTAAATTGATATGGCGAAAAACATAAAAAAGGTAGCGGGAGGTTGAAGGGAGGTCGGATCGGGTTCGAGTTCGAATTCGATTCTTGTTTAAAGATGTAGGTTTGCAaaaatatttattgaatatttaatatttttttataattaaatatattttgaTGTTTTCTAATTTGAATTTTTGACATCGAGTGAAGTGAGCGGAAACGGGAAATAAAGATGTCATTAAAGTTAAAACTTGATAAATGAATACGCTCAGTACCATTTATCGACGTTAAAATATACTGTGTTTATCATGTTGGGACTGggaaaaattatttatttgacGAGATTATTCGTTTACCGAATATTCATTTATCGAGGTTCTAATGTGATTATTGGTGTGTGAATATTGAATAATTTTCAGTTAACTATACTGGAAATGTGGGTCGAGACTTATATTTTGTCTGCAAAATCCTTATTGAatttatgtaattttttttattaatatgaTTTATAAACTTACAAATGAGTATTCGTTTCAAGAAATTCTTGACCGAGCGAGAATCGAATCTAATATCTGAAACGATGGAAGAAGACAGACTCTTATATAATCTTAAGTAAACGAGAGCACAACGAATACGAAAAAACTAAAGATTCTAAGGCAGAAGCACTCTAGGAAGTGGGTTTCATCTTTCCAACATGGAGAGCAAAAGTAGCATCTGGGCTCTGGCACAGCTTGCAAATTTGTCCCTTTTTAATACTCCCTCCATCCCGCCGAATAATTTATATATACTGTTTGCACGTATTTTGAAACTTTAATAAAGTATGGTTTTAtaatgttttttttttaaaaagaaaaatttgaataaaagtttaaacatgaaactttttttcagaattttttttaaaaaaatatattatagaAGTATCCATTAAACGAGTATTGAAAAGTAAGCCGAAAAGTAACGTAAATAATTCGGGACGGAAGGAATATATTTTTTCCCAGAATATTTAAATATGAACTTGTAATTGGAGCCAAATCACGTAAAGTGTGCTTTATCCATTGTCTTCCATTCCATGTGCCTGATCATACCTCCCCCCACCACCAACTGTTATCAAGATTCTTTAATTTATCCTAAAACTTAAGAGTCAAGATTCATGCTCTAGTTTTAACACGCCCGTAAAGAAAACGAGTGAGATACCACTGCAACACGAGGTGTCGAGAACAATGAGAACAAGTGAGATTTAACATTTGTGAAAACGAGTAAGATACCACTGCAACACGAGGTGACAAGGAGTATGATAAAGCCTGTTATTTACTAGCTTGAAGTTTGTATAGATTACAATGAGAACAACCAAACCATATTTCATTACAGATATTGAACCAACCAGTTCAGTATCCTAATTAGCAAACCAACACAACTGAGAGTAATGGCTACTTACAATGGGGTTACATTTCCTCTATTTCTCTCAACATAAAGGATAAACCATAGAATAAAATGAATATAATATGTTATAGACAGAGAGCCAGAAACATTTTCAAGACAAGTGAGATTTCTTTTTACAAATGCATTGTGATTCATCAATATTATTGCCAATGTTGTCTATGAGCTTTCTGCAGGAAACTGACCAAAGCTTCCATGTCCCTGGGGACGCTTGGGCCTCCACTCGGTTCTTCCCTTCATGATCTCAGGACCGTCTTTGAGTCGTAGGGAATGCTGGCACTCAACCTGGCCGCTATTTGCCAGATCATTAGGTGCATCCCCAAGAACAGATGTAAGGGAATCGAGGACACTGTCCTTGGTACACTCCTTTCGGTACTCCAATGTCATGCTAGCAAGCTCATGACTCTCCAGAATTGGCTCAGGTGCACTCTGAAAGAACCAGCATTTGTTGTCATTGGAGAAAAAGTTCAATGACAGAATCATAGATAAAGAATTTTGTGTCTACAAAGAGATTCAAGCAATAAACTGGTATGACATTGCCAAGGACCGGACTCTCTGAACTTGAAATTGTAAAACTGACACATAGTAGTATATCTTCGACAAATACATTAGAATAACAATATTAGAAACCCCTAAAAGTTCCATGGCTGTTCTAAAATGATATTCCCTTCGATGATCACCATATGGAAAAATTAAGAAACCGTCTGATCATATCACTGGTATACATTTCTCTTAAACCCAATAACACAAAATTATCGTACATTGTGATGTAAAATGTGATAATTGGCAACTGAAATCACACCGAGAAAGTATATGTCAAACCATGTAGACATTCGATCATCTTAGTCAAATTTTGAACTATTGTGATCAGTACATCTATACAGAGCCATACTACTCAATTTTAACATGCAAATCATCAAGTATCCAaattattaaacataggaatGTGCAAACAATCAGAATTTTAAGAAAGTTAAACTTACCTCAAGTATCCAATCAACATACTTTACATTGTTCACATGCTGGTTGACATCCAAATCACCCCATCTTGGCTAAATAAATTAGAAGTATCGAAATTCAGAGGAAGCACAGCCAAAACAGTGTGAAAATTTAATGCGCATAGAGGTAATAACTCTCGTAGATGAGTAGAGACATACTGTTAGTCCAGTATTGATATAATCTGCACTGCTGTCTGTAAGTTTTGGTAATTTTCTGCTATCTTCATCTACGACAGGAGGTGCATCAACAAAAAAGCCTCCTATTTCTGCTCGGACTTCATCTGGAAGTTTGGACAACTTCCTCGTCTGTTTGTTCATCATCACCCAACAACTTCATTCCATGATTTAAAAGTTCTGGTTAGTATTGCGGAACAAAATGCAGAAAATAACAAATTAATTATGAAAAGAGATGGAACAAGGAAATAAAACATCACAATATCCAACCTAGAAGCTCTGGTCAATATTTCCCCTGTATTGTAGTCCCGAAGAACCCAATCACGACGCATTCCATTCTTCCCTGCTGCAGCTACCCAAGTATCTACTTGAACAACATCTCCCCTGCAATCAATTCAGGTAAATGTTTAGAGAAAATAAACTATTAATTAGCTCCTAAAACCGTGAATTACTTACAAAAGTGTTACAGTAGTTTATCTAACGATGTCTATGATCTGCGTTACCAGCTTTATAATGCATATGTATCGGTATAGAAGTCAATCCAAATCAAATTCAGTACAAGTAACAAAAGGGGGATTTATTGTTTACAAACAAAGTTAAAAGTCATGGTTAAGTTATCGATTTCAATATTAGCAAAACAGATTCTACGGTAACTAAATTATATCAATCAGATCCTTTCTTTAATTATTAATCATGGAATTTATCTATAAACTATGTTCTTCCTGACAATAACTGATATCTTAATAGAAGGGAAAGTGTCGTGAAAAGAAGTACTGTCTTACCAAGTCGGATATCGATCAAATACGACCTGCATCTTGGTGACCACCCAAATGAGGTTCTTTTTACACATCTCTGGTGTAGAACCAAAGCCATCGCCCAGTAGCCCCGCCTGCTTTACATGGTTAAGAGCTGTATCCTGCAGATAAAAATTACAATTACCACGACATTATATGATGGGGAAAATTGATTGAAAAGTAAATCTAAAGAATAAGAAGTGGAGCAACTTGCAGCTTACCTGCAAATGATTCATCAGTGTCTCCACAGATGCAGTCCGATCAGCCCCTATTTCATAGGAACGGATAGAGAAATTTTGACGGAAAGCTAATCCATCCTGAACAATCCTACCCAAACCAAAAGGATCACCTAGCATATCGAGCCGTTTTGGCTTCCAATCAACCACAGTCCATTGCTTCTCAGCTGCCAAGAAAATGGTTGTGATAGCTGCAAGCAGCATGCTCCAATCAGGCAACTGGTTAATAAACGTTCTTGGTGGCGGTGAACAAGATATCTGATCATCGCTCTTAAGGCCTTCCATCACACCGACTCTAGTACCATTCACCTTGGCCGGGGCTTGTGCATTGGCCTTCACCTGCAAAGATCTAGAAGAAACAGATTTCGACCTGATTCCTCGTGCATCTACACTTGTAGGAAGGCCTCCAACATTTCCGCCAGGCTTGACACTAGAGGCATCAGATACTGGAGAAACCGAAAAGAATGCAGTACTGGCAGTAGCAGCCATAACTATTGATCTAGCTTCACTACAAGAAGGGTGTATTCAAATCTTGACAGAACAATTCTAAAACAAATCTCGGAATAATTGCATCACCGTCTCCTCTGCAGAACACGAAATTTTACAGATCAGGCACTTTTGTCTCCCCTAAACAAATGAAAAGTAGCCCAATTGCTCAAAACTTACACACAATAACATCACATATgaattaaacaaacaaaagaaCAAAACTTAGGTTTGACTCTTGTGTCCTAAATAGTATATTAATACAGACAGATAGTATCTGATTATCTGTATCATATACTGTTCAACTAAAAGAATGTACAGATAGACAGACAACCAATACCAAAACTTCCAAGATAAGGACTTTATCCAACTAAACACTCTAAAAACAATTATTTTTATCATGCTAATTATTTTCAATGCATTTAATTTCAATTAGCTGGAAGGGGGGTGAAAACTGAAAAC
This genomic interval from Apium graveolens cultivar Ventura chromosome 8, ASM990537v1, whole genome shotgun sequence contains the following:
- the LOC141676857 gene encoding palmitoyl-acyl carrier protein thioesterase, chloroplastic-like, producing MAATASTAFFSVSPVSDASSVKPGGNVGGLPTSVDARGIRSKSVSSRSLQVKANAQAPAKVNGTRVGVMEGLKSDDQISCSPPPRTFINQLPDWSMLLAAITTIFLAAEKQWTVVDWKPKRLDMLGDPFGLGRIVQDGLAFRQNFSIRSYEIGADRTASVETLMNHLQDTALNHVKQAGLLGDGFGSTPEMCKKNLIWVVTKMQVVFDRYPTWGDVVQVDTWVAAAGKNGMRRDWVLRDYNTGEILTRASSCWVMMNKQTRKLSKLPDEVRAEIGGFFVDAPPVVDEDSRKLPKLTDSSADYINTGLTPRWGDLDVNQHVNNVKYVDWILESAPEPILESHELASMTLEYRKECTKDSVLDSLTSVLGDAPNDLANSGQVECQHSLRLKDGPEIMKGRTEWRPKRPQGHGSFGQFPAESS
- the LOC141677376 gene encoding serine/threonine protein phosphatase 2A 57 kDa regulatory subunit B' kappa isoform-like — protein: MLKQILAKLPRKSSKSSSVDSATGSSSSSNATDVVNVISSRLNAVKRMSSSIFPASITAGAEMIEPQILFKDVPSSDKQNLFVSKLNFCCSVYDFSDPDKHSTEKDLKRKILVDLIEFLASDSAKFNESTVSAMCKMCASNLFRDFPPKYASHGARGEAEDEEPLFDLAWSHLQLVYDLLLRFLSYNSLDAKVAKKYVDNDFILRLLELFDSEDPRERDCLKSILHRVYGKFMVHRPFIRMAVGNIIYRFVFETERHNGIAELLEIFGSVISGFALPLKKEHKMFLTRALIPLHKPKSVGVYHHQLTYCIVQFVEKEPKLAGTVIKGLLKCWPVTNSQKELMFLSELEELLEMITMDEFEKVMVLLFRRIACCLNSSHFQVAERAHFFWNNEHILYLIMQNRQVIMPLVFPALERNIQNHWNRAVLNLTQNVRNMFSEMDPELVLACQEKFAEETSQLSLAAERRRMTWERLENAATYQPVANNISSMIESAPCVVAC